The following proteins come from a genomic window of Lolium rigidum isolate FL_2022 chromosome 5, APGP_CSIRO_Lrig_0.1, whole genome shotgun sequence:
- the LOC124655244 gene encoding 65-kDa microtubule-associated protein 6-like, which translates to MVGMEGTGCGALLRELQQIWTEVGESEGEKSKVLSEIERECLEVYRRKVDNANRTRVQLHQSVATKEAEVALLMATLGEHKLYLKKDKSYVSLREQLAVVAPVLDNLKCKKEERIKQYYDIQSQIEKIRSELSEPNDQGDNANSTAADEHDLSTRKLNSLQAQLRALQKDKSDRLQRVLGYVNEVHSLCGVLGIDFGKTVNGVHPSLHQNCVGQSRNISNSTLEGLASTISNLKAERKSRIDKMRDTMESLCQLWKIMDSSEEEKRQFSKVISILITPEEGITSCGVLSQETIEKMEAEVERLTELKTSRLKEIVLKRRTELEDICKNAHIEPDLSTAPEQTNTLIDSGTIDPSELLANIESQILKAKEESLSRKDIMDRINKWIAACDEEAWLEEYNQDSKRYSSGRGAHVNLKRAEKARILVTKIPAMVENLINRTFAWENARNKPFLYDGGRLVSVLEEYRLNRYQKEEEKRRYRDQKKLESILLAEKEAMFGSKPSPKRTTSMTRKTNGYRSNGSSNGLMTPTPRRSSLGSATPELSTPKSYSSRYNRYFGDSRRLSVSQLNFGDDSLSTFTSISGSEPESPSMG; encoded by the exons ATGGTGGGCATGGAGGGTACAGGCTGCGGCGCTTTGCTCAGAGAGCTTCAG CAAATCTGGACAGAGGTAGGAGAGAGTGAGGGTGAGAAGAGCAAGGTCTTGTCAGAGATAGAAAGAGAATGCCTGGAGGTGTACCGCAGGAAGGTGGACAATGCCAATCGGACCAGGGTCCAGCTGCACCAGTCTGTGGCCACCAAAGAAGCTGAAGTTGCATTGTTAATGGCTACTCTAGGGGAGCACAAGCTGTATCTCAAG AAAGACAAGAGCTATGTATCTCTCAGGGAACAACTTGCTGTTGTCGCTCCTGTACTCGACAACCTGAAATGCAAGAAAGAAGAAAGGATCAAGCAGTATTACGATATTCAATCACAGATTGAGAAGATACGATCTGAGTTGAGCGAACCCAATGATCAGGGTGATAATGCAAACAGTACTGCTGCTGATGAACATGATTTGTCAACAAGGAAgcttaatagcttgcaagcacaaCTCCGTGCTCTTCAGAAAGACAAG TCTGATAGACTTCAAAGAGTTCTGGGGTACGTAAATGAAGTGCATTCTTTATGTGGAGTCCTTGGGATTGATTTTGGGAAGACTGTAAATGGAGTTCACCCCAGTTTACATCAGAATTGCGTTGGCCAGTCCAGAAACATCAGCAATAGCACACTGGAAGGCCTTGCTAGCACAATATCAAACCTAAAAGCAGAGAGAAAATCTAGAATCGATAAG ATGAGAGACACAATGGAATCATTATGTCAGCTCTGGAAAATAATGGACTCTTCTGAAGAGGAGAAGAGACAATTCAGCAAAGTAATCAGCATTCTCATAACACCAGAAGAAGGAATCACATCCTGTGGTGTTCTCTCTCAGGAAACAATTGAGAAG ATGGAAGCTGAGGTTGAGAGGTTAACTGAACTTAAAACCAGCAGACTGAAAGAAATTGTTTTGAAGAGAAGGACAGAGTTGGAAGATATATGCAAGAATGCACACATAGAACCTGATCTCAGCACAGCCCCTGAGCAAACTAACACACTGATTGATTCTG GCACTATTGACCCTTCGGAGCTTCTGGCAAACATCGAATCACAAATACTGAAAGCAAAGGAAGAGTCACTAAGTCGAAAAGATATTATGGACAGGATAAATAAATGGATTGCTGCTTGTGATGAAGAGGCTTGGCTTGAAGAATATAACCAG GACTCGAAGAGGTACAGTTCTGGAAGAGGTGCTCATGTCAACCTTAAAAGGGCTGAAAAGGCACGTATTTTGGTCACTAAAATTCCAG CTATGGTGGAGAACCTGATAAACCGAACCTTCGCTTGGGAAAATGCAAGAAATAAGCCCTTCCTATATGATGGG GGACGGTTGGTGTCTGTTTTAGAAGAGTACAGACTTAACAGGtatcaaaaagaagaagaaaaacggaGATACCGG GACCAGAAGAAATTGGAGAGCATCCTACTTGCAGAGAAAGAAGCGATGTTTGGCTCTAAACCAAGCCCAAAGAGGACAACTAGCATGACTAGAAAGACAAACGGGTATCGTTCAAATGGAAGCAGTAATGGGCTAATGACTCCAACACCTAGGCGATCATCCCTTGGAAGTGCTACCCCTGAGCTTTCAACACCCAAATCATATTCCAGTCGCTATAATAGATACTTTGGTGATTCAAGGAGGCTATCAGTATCACAATTGAATTTTGGCGATGATTCACTATCGACATTTACATCCATTAGTGGTTCTGAACCGGAATCCCCTTCTATGGGATGA
- the LOC124657010 gene encoding uncharacterized protein LOC124657010 produces the protein MAGLAFSALPLAAGPSPLRLRNPAPVCGLASPPLLKVAKPQSFVLRRFAPASRRIFTAASSSGRQGLRTSQYQFDDDEPLWLAVVREFAAGLRSFVAFLADQPRQLKHLEWPGFQNTLRTATLTLILVAVFIVALSSVDAALSYILSWLLRKSA, from the exons ATGGCCGGATTGGCCTTCAGCGCCTTGCCTCTCGCCGCAG GCCCGTCTCCGCTTCGGTTGCGCAATCCGGCTCCCGTCTGCGGCCTAGCGAGCCCTCCACTGCTCAAG GTTGCCAAGCCGCAATCCTTTGTCCTTCGCCGATTCGCTCCGGCCAGCCGGCGAATATTTACGGCTGCGTCGTCCAGTGGGCGTCAGGGGCTTCGGACCAGCCAATACCAGTTTGATGACGACGAGCCGCTCTGGCTGGCGGTGGTCAGAGAATTCGCTGC GGGTTTGAGGAGCTTTGTGGCCTTCTTGGCTGATCAGCCGAGACAGTTGAAGCACCTGGAGTGGCCAGGCTTTCAGAATACG TTGAGGACGGCTACACTCACTCTCATACTTGTTGCGGTGTTCATTGTCGCGTTGTCTTCTGTGGATGCCGCCCTTTCATATATTTTGTCATGGCTACTTCGGAAATCTGCATAG
- the LOC124654864 gene encoding uncharacterized protein LOC124654864, translated as MLYLLFRLIHPNPSSSSTSYLPTQPTNLYPLATMSDSYTDDSGELAPSRIMEVYVAEQNLLDSFAKRLVMKIKARLGDGLSRRRYGKRKRIRRDHRGAHERLVEDYFAEQPLYPESMFRTRFRMNRDLFLRIVNALGQWSPYFTYRADCSGRIGLSPLQKCTAAMRMLAYGTPADALDEYLKIGKCTALECLDKFARGVIHVFGGKYLRRPTQEDVERLLQVNESRGFPGMLGSIDCMHWRWENCPLAWRGQFTRGDYGVPTMILEAVASQDLHIWHAFFGVAGSNNDLNVLNQSPLFFDALKGEAPQVQFSVNGNEYTTGYYLADGIYPEWAAFMKTIPLPQTEKDKLFAKYQEGARKDVERAFGVLQSRFSIVRRPARLWKRKSIGRIMLACVILHNMIVEDEKEQAAIHIDLNENPGASFALPPEVNVGGNLCFADVMRRKATIRARPQHTQLKNDLIEHIWHRFRNSRHN; from the coding sequence ATGCTCTATCTCCTCTTCAGACTCATCCACCCAAACCCATCTTCCTCCTCTACCTCTTATCTTCCTACTCAGCCTACCAACCTCTATCCCTTAGCCACCATGTCCGATTCATACACAGATGATTCTGGTGAGCTAGCCCCATCCAGAATCATGGAAGTTTATGTTGCTGAGCAGAACCTACTAGACTCCTTTGCTAAGAGGCTTGTGATGAAAATCAAGGCAAGGCTTGGAGATGGATTATCTCGGCGACGATACGGTAAAAGGAAGAGAATTCGAAGGGATCATAGAGGTGCTCATGAACGTCTGGTGGAGGACTACTTTGCTGAACAACCACTCTACCCCGAGAGTATGTTTCGTACTAGATTTCGTATGAATAGAGACCTCTTCCTACGCATTGTGAATGCCCTTGGTCAATGGTCTCCCTATTTCACTTATAGGGCAGATTGTTCTGGTCGAATAGGACTCTCACCATTGCAAAAGTGTACGGCAGCCATGCGCATGTTAGCATACGGCACCCCTGCAGATGCCCTTGATGAGTACTTGAAGATTGGCAAATGCACTGCATTAGAGTGTTTGGACAAGTTTGCACGGGGGGTGATTCATGTGTTCGGTGGGAAGTACTTGCGACGCCCGACACAGGAGGATGTCGAGCGTCTACTTCAGGTTAACGAATCTCGTGGTTTCCCTGGAATGCTAGGAAGTATCGACTGCATGCACTGGCGGTGGGAGAATTGTCCTTTAGCATGGAGGGGGCAATTCACGCGTGGTGATTATGGAGTACCAACGATGATCCTAGAAGCCGTTGCTTCTCAGGACCTTCATatttggcatgctttctttggagTTGCTGGGTCAAACAATGACCTTAATGTGCTCAACCAGTCCCCACTGTTTTTTGATGCATTAAAAGGAGAGGCCCCTCAAGTTCAGTTTTCTGTCAATGGGAATGAGTATACCACaggttactaccttgccgatggtatATACCCAGAATGGGCTGCGTTCATGAAGACTATACCACTTCCCCAAACAGAGAAGGACAAGTTGTTTGCGAAGTACCAAGAAGGGGCAAGGAaagatgttgagcgtgctttcgGGGTGTTGCAGTCCCGTTTTAGCATTGTACGCCGGCCTGCACGTTTATGGAAGAGAAAGAGTATTGGAAGGATAATGCTagcttgtgtgattcttcacaatatGATAGTCGAAGATGAAAAAGAGCAGGCTGCCATTCATATTGACTTGAATGAGAATCCAGGGGCTTCATTTGCTCTGCCTCCTGAAGTGAATGTTGGCGGAAATCTTTGTTTCGCTGATGTGATGCGTAGAAAAGCTACTATCCGTGCTCGTCCACAACATACCCAGCTTAAAAATGATTTGATCGAGCATATTTGGCATAGGTTTCGAAATAGCCGTCATAATTAA
- the LOC124651187 gene encoding protein indeterminate-domain 14-like: protein MLGSGAPAEEETAFGSLQIATTSSALTKRKRRPAGTPDPDAEVVSLSPRTLLESDRYVCEICNQGFQRDQNLQMHRRRHKVPWKLLKREAGEAARKRVFVCPEPSCLHHDPGHALGDLVGIKKHFRRKHSGSRQWACARCSKAYAVHSDYKAHLKTCGTRGHSCDCGRVFSRVESFIEHQDTCNAGCPQPGPDGSAPVSGAAAAPSSQQQQMQVPPPAVSLSRSRTASSTSPSSDVVASPVAWPGAAAMRSAAFHRFDHQVPSPRTPPSEARGVGHNLELQLMPPSSCSSGAGWTATPRPAMPPSRYATPHSPQPPISKRDADAAMQLQLSIGIRTGGSRGEPKPLPSRGDVADPGSAAARATQEAREELRRAMAEKAAADEARAQAKRLGELAEQELASAKRMRHQAQVELSRAHAIREHAVRQVNATLLQITCFSCRNKFRATRPPPAAVPSEVACSYVSTSVLTEGGDAEVDEPLVLHGMRRR, encoded by the exons ATGCTGGGCTCGGGGGCGCCCGCGGAGGAGGAGACGGCGTTCGGGTCGCTGCAGatcgccaccacctcctccgccttGACGAAGAGGAAGCGCCGGCCGGCGGGTACTCCAG ACCCAGACGCTGAGGTGGTGTCCCTGTCGCCGCGGACGCTGCTGGAGTCTGACCGGTACGTGTGCGAGATCTGCAACCAGGGGTTCCAGCGCGACCAGAACCTgcagatgcaccggcggcggcacaAGGTGCCGTGGAAGCTGCTGAAGCGGGAGGCCGGGGAGGCGGCGCGGAAGCGGGTGTTCGTGTGCCCGGAGCCGAGCTGCCTGCACCACGACCCTGGCCACGCCCTGGGCGACCTGGTCGGGATCAAGAAGCACTTCCGGCGCAAGCACAGCGGCAGCCGGCAGTGGGCCTGCGCGCGCTGCTCCAAGGCCTACGCCGTCCACTCCGACTACAAGGCCCACCTCAAGACCTGCGGCACCCGCGGCCACTCCTGCGACTGCGGCCGCGTCTTCTCCAG GGTGGAGAGCTTCATCGAGCACCAGGACACGTGCAACGCCGGCTGCCCCCAGCCGGGGCCGGACGGGTCGGCGCCGGTGTCTGGAGCAGCGGCTGCCCCGTCGTCGCAGCAGCAGCAGATGCAGGTGCCGCCGCCCGCGGTGTCCCTGTCCCGGTCCCGGACCGCGTCCAGCACCAGCCCGTCCAGCGACGTCGTCGCCAGCCCCGTGGCCTGGCCCGGCGCCGCGGCAATGCGGAGCGCCGCGTTCCACCGGTTCGACCACCAGGTGCCGTCGCCACGGACGCCGCCATCCGAGGCCCGTGGCGTCGGGCACAACCTCGAGCTGCAGCTCATGCCGCCGTCCAGCTGCAGCAGCGGCGCCGGCTGGACCGCTACGCCTCGGCCTGCAATGCCGCCATCACGCTACGCGACACCACACTCCCCGCAGCCACCCATCTCGAAGCGAGACGCTGACGCCGCCATGCAGCTGCAACTCTCCATCGGCATCCGCACCGGCGGCAGCCGTGGGGAGCCCAAGCCCTTGCCCTCGAGGGGCGACGTGGCGGACCCCGGCAGCGCGGCGGCCAGGGCGACGCAGGAGGCCCGCGAGGAGCTGCGGCGGGCGAtggcggagaaggcggcggcggacgAGGCGCGCGCGCAGGCGAAGCGGCTGGGGGAGCTGGCCGAGCAGGAGCTGGCCAGCGCCAAGCGCATGCGGCACCAGGCGCAGGTCGAGCTCAGCCGCGCGCACGCCATCCGCGAGCACGCCGTGCGCCAGGTCAACGCCACGCTGCTGCAGATCACCTGCTTCAGCTGCCGGAACAAGTTCCGGGCCACGaggccgccgcccgctgccgtgCCCTCCGAGGTGGCATGCAGCTACGTGTCCACCTCCGTCCTGACCGAGGGCGGCGACGCCGAGGTCGACGAGCCCCTCGTCCTCCACGGCATGCGCCGCCGCTAG